accactcgtaaattatttgtttgaaatatgaCATTTTAAAGTACACCAGCGAGTAAAGTATATGCGAGAGAActcaaagaatttaatttgcgaTATGTATGTACGTTGTCCAATGcgataataaaagaaacaccCAATTTACGTTGGACCATGTTCTcatttattgtttgtttccAATCTAGACAGGTTTTGTAGAGACATTAAAACCACAGTTTGTACCTGGCCAAGTAATGGCAGGTTCTGCTGCAGCTGCAAATGTGGTAGAAGAGAAACTGTCACAATTGCAACTTCAACAAGAGAATGAAAACTTAAAATCTCAGGTAgatcatttgaaaaatgtttatttcctCGAACTACATTTGTCAGACATCTAACTTGAACATTTATAGGTTCGTGACCTTACCGACAAAGTGGAAACTTTGCGTGTGAAAAGAATGCAAGATAAGGAACGAATGAAAGACTTCGAAAAAACGAAGCTTCAATTCGAACAACTTCTGGAATTTAAGGCGAAAGTTATGGAGAGTCAAGTAATTAGAATTCAGactgaattttataaatgtctttttttgtttagctAACGCCATGTATTTTCTACTAATTTTGaacgttgtttatttatttattttatgacaTAAGGCTAGTCTTCAAAGAGATCTTCAACGGGCACGTCAAGAAGCAAGGGATGCTCACATAGCTCGAGAACAATTCCAAGAAGAAATGGCAGATCTCGCGGAAACTGTAGAAATGGCTACATTAGACAAAGAGATGGCCGAAGAAAAAGCTGAAACGTTACAGATCGAATTGGAACAACTCAAGGAAAAATTAGAAGAACAAACGTTAGATCTAGAAATATTACGAACAGAAATGTCTGAGAGGGCTGCTGGAGGGGGCTCTGCTACTGGAGCTTCAAATTACGAAGTAAAACAATTAGAACAACAAAACAATCGTTTACGAGAAACTCTGGTTAGGATGCGAGATCTTTCCGCTCACGAGAAGCATGAATTTCAGAAGCTTCAAAAAGATTTAGATCAAAAGAAATCGGAAATATTAGAGTTAGGACgcacaaaagaaaaactgtcGGCACGAGTGGAAGAAATGGAACACCAGATAGCAGACTTGCAAGAACAGGTCGATGTCGCATTAGGTGCTGAAGAAATGGTCGAAGTTCTTGGCGAAAAGAAAATGGCATTAGAAGAAAAAGTTGCAGAACTGGAAGAAGCTGTATCAGATTTGGAAGCTTTACAGGATATGTCCGATCAACTCGCTGAATCATCgaaagaattagaattagaattgcGCGAAGAATTGGATCTAGCTCTTGGAGCGGCCCGTGATGCGTACCGACATCGGGACGCAGCTCTGGAAACATTGGCGGATCGTGAGCTAACAATTACTAAATTCCGCGAGCTCACTCAACAATTGCAAGAGCAATGTTTGCAACTACAACAACGCGTACAATCAACGGAAACCTCTAAATTTGGAATGGGAGGTGCGGAACAACAGTTAGCAGAGATCTTAGACTTCCAGAAGACTTTCGCCGAAACCCGTGCTCAAACGAAAGCAGTTGACCTTGAGTTACGGCGATTGGAAGCTGAAGAAGCACAAAATCATGTGGCCTACTTATTATCCTTTATGCCTCCTGCATTCTTAGTTCGTGGTGGAGATCACGATGCTATTCTAACGCTTCTTCTAATACCAAGAATTATACAGAAGACGGAAATACTTATATCGCAGGTACGAGTCAAGTATAGATCGTTGGACAAGGTTGACAGGGCAACTGTAGTGAAGGGTCATTCGGTAGCACAATATACATTCAGATCACATCTCTGTTCGTACATGTATGCATTGCAAACGTTCCTCGGTTGTTTCGAATCGGCCTTGAGTGTTTGTACCCCTGAAATGTTACTTAAAGCTGGCGCAGCTTACCCGGAAATGGCCGCGCAAGAAAAATCTTTAGATTCCTTGATAGAATTAACTAAACGAGATCAATTGGATGAAAACCTACCGATGGACGCTATCGAAAAATGTTGTGGATACTTTTGTACTATGTTTATTGTACTATTCGGGGAATCCATCAACCAAGCTCGCTTGGTGGTTAATGGTACGAGAATGCTGGACAGTTCTTGCGATGCTATCACAACCATTGCTGCGGCGATTAAAACGTTAATTGAAGGGGACGGTGGTGACATAGGTCTTCTTTGTCAGCATGCGGAAACGACTTGCGAAGTGATACAACAGCACTTAAAATCAGCTAGAAGACGAGTATTGACCGATCATGGTACCGCATTGCGTGCGGCGGAATCTAATTTAGGATTGGATAAGGATTGCAGTGAACAGGTGTTTACGTGTTATCGACATGCAATGATGATTGTGAAAACGTTACAAACATTGTTAAAGAGTGCTGTACAAGCAATTATAACGAATGGTGACTTAGATACAGGACTCGGTGCggataaattaaaagagatGGCTTCTGTAGCGTGTGAAAAAGTGTACGATACCGAAGATATAGGACCTGTAGCCACAATTAAGGAAAGCTTGTCGATCGTACAACTATTGGCAGCCAATTTAGCACAAAAAATGGCCGAATGTGAAAATGAATTGGCGATAAGTGGACACTTGTCGCAACAACAGGAACAAGGTGCAGAGAGTGAATCCTTAATGCCCATTAAGATACGAGCACAAGCTGCAAGAAAGGAGGCAGAAGAAACGAAAGTTCTTAGTAGGAAATTGGAAACCAGAGATAGCGATATACTTGAAGCAAGATTGGCTCTGAGAGAAAAGCAAAATGAATTATGTGAGATGATCTTAAGGAAAGATGTTGTTGAAAAGAAACTTGCGACGCAACAACACGAGCATGAATTAAACGTAGAAAAGTTGAAGAGAAAATTGGAGGAAGCTCAAAATCAActgaaacgaaaggaaaaggaaTTCGAAGAGACGATGGACCATCTTCAAACAGACATCGACAGTTTGGAAAGTGAACGAGGTCAACttaaggaaaaattaaaatctattgGAAAAAAGACTATGTCTGTATCCGGAGCAGATAGTATGACTGGAAATGCTGCAACAGTATCAGGGCCTCAATCGGTGGacaataaattcttaataCAAGAAATAAGTGCTCTCAAAGAAGCTTTGAATAGTGAAAatcaacaaaagaaaaaattaatgtataatgcATTACGTACAAAATTAGAAAGTTTGGATCCGATAACACTTCCGCCAAAAGCAACATCGGCCGatgtaaaaattcaagaactaAAACAGAAGACTAACAATCTTACCAAAGtaagttgaaaaattgttacttgCATCGTGTctcatatttttctaaatttctaatgaaaatttattttttttgataCACAggatattaaacaaattatgatGTTCCCCACTGTTCCTGATTTGAGACGAAAGAAAGCATCCGATTTGGAAGGTCCAGTACTAAAAAAGGCAATGCCAATTTACCAATTGTTACAACGTCAAATAGTTATGAGAGAATTAAAAGAACGTGCTGATCAGTTAGTGGTAAGTcacaaattattaaagaaatgtattacGGTAATATCAAACTGAAAGTAAAACGTTGTATATCATTTCTAGGGTGAAGTCCGCGAGGAAATTGTAAAGAGAACGGCAGGAGGAATGGCTGAAGCGAATTTCGCAGTATTTCCAAATCGTGAAATGGCAGCAGCGATGAAGGAGAGTAAATTGTTTGCTGCAGAAGTCGCAATTCCTCATAATGGTCCGGAACAAGTTTTTACTGTCAATGTAGGAACCCAAGAACTTaggaaaattcatacattactgtgttattaattcttaatttgtAATACTTAGATTTCATATTATCATTATGTATTCAGCGTAGCGAAATGTGCTATCACGAAAACCGACTGGAATACGAAAGTATTGATCTGTAgctttgttttatatttgtttttacacAGTCTATGGTCTGTGGTAGATGATCCATAttctattgtatttatatgtatacatttactCTATTTTGTATACGAAGAACACGTAATCGATTATGAATTTGCATCTGACGAAAGGAACAGATTAAATCTAACGATAACGTAACTTTGGAGCGAGcgagttttctttatttccgaTTGGCTACAGCACGATGACCGGTGCATCGTTGCTAGTAGACTGCAGCattttgttactttataaattcaaatgttattattactaaCAATGCGAACGATAATGTTCAGCACCTTTGTGGCTCCTGTATATCTTTTAAGAATTGTCAAATATACggcttaaaaatatttacataaatatcctTTACATATTCCACGTGTCGAGATTATCGCAACATAGAAACTGCGTGTTTCTTTAGAGCAGTTTTATCGTACACTTTGAACAATGTACTTTTACCATTCtggataacgataataattgcGTATTGGCATCAAAACTAACACTTAATGAAATAAACGCTATAATACAAtgtttcagtttttatttatagcgaTTAAAAGAGCAATAAACTGTTGATGTatctttcattatttatgaaataacgTATTCCTTAATTACTgtcacaattttattatacatacacacatgtatatatgtatacacacgTATAAAACCTTATctgcatatatacatatatacataccaGATAGTAATAAGTGCatatatcattaattattctttaactTACTCGTTCATTCATTCTCGCTGCATGGTAATACACACTTTTACTCATTCATTTCGTGTTTTTTGATTCcctctttttttctaataataataataaaaataataataataataattaattatacattcacTCAAAGATATTTAATGGTTATATCTCTTTTCCTTAAACACTGTCCAAAAACTCCATTGAACAAAGTTGTCTGTTCAAAATACAATAGTAGACATAAGATCCAGTCGTGTTCATCCTTGTACCGTAGATCACGCTAAGGCTGACCGGACGTTTTCTTTAGAATGTTTCCACAATAGGGACATGATGAGTTAACAATGATCGATTATACATCGTTTTGGAAGTAGTGCTTAGAATATGGACATGAATATTGGCGTAACTAGTATGGTCAATGTGAACGAAAACTTTCAGTGACAGAAACAAGTCTTCTCGAACTCCTTGCTAATCGGTGTATGTAACGTGACTTCGCGTAAGAGgattcattatacatattaacaaTCGACTGACTGATCGATTACGGATCTCTAATTGTAAGTCACGCGTTATAAACATTGAAGCAATAGCACGGGGAATACCACTGCACAGTCTCTTCCATTAAAACTATACGGAAGAAGTCCTTTGGCTGAATCTGAATACAGGATTACTTTTCAATCGAAATAACGacttatttatgtattaaattttttcacaattttacttattcaACTAAAAAGTAAACCTGTAATCCATTTCCAGTACAAAAAAAgtctgtttaattttgtttaatataatcgACTAAACATAATCACAGAAAGAAAGAGAGTAAGCAATGAACTTTATCACTTaacatattgtaatattacttGCCAGTATTTACTTTTGAGATACTGCCACTTACTCGTATGTACGCAGGATATACGCCCATGTGTTAcactatgtatgtatatttatataaaaaaaaaattgttatcagGGTCAAGAATATCAAAGGAAAATCTTTGATACTGTTGACATGGTAGCTTATGTAAGacaaatattaacatttctttcgAAGTTCCACAcgttatatttatactatattGTACTgagaataaaaccaaaattggGAAGCAACAAACTGTATTTATCtctcagtacatttatttatatactttcttCCATACATTCGCATAATCATTCACACATTCTCacatagtttctttttctatttgcaGAAtagatatcaaattttatataatgtactTAATTATCCCGAATGTTTAAGAATGGTCAAAatgttctctctttctttctatgaaaattatacgtcgaattttcgattaaatcACACGTTACACCGTTACGTGTACTCTTTTACAAAGGTCTTTGGGGCATCATAAcctttatttcaattattatcaaCGGTGAATTAAATAggtaataacaaaataagaaCAAGCCACCTCTGCTTGATCTCACTTGGATTTTAAGCCCAAAGAGGTGGATCAACCAAAACTCTAAGCACTGACAATACACTGAAGCTTTCACTGACCAGTGAATTCAGTAACGTGTATTTGTGGCATTGTCCTCTTTCTATGTACGATACGCTTGTAATCGCAGAATTCCTCCTTTGTGTAAACTTAGAAGGTTGATTGATTTGACTCTTTGCATGGTATTCGTACAAAGTCGTGTACCTGATCTTGGACACTAGCGACTGCAAATAGGATTGATGCAACGACAAGTGATTATAGTCTTAACGTGCTcctgaaacaaatattaaagatacaTATAAGAATAGATAAACaaactatataaatatgaCTATAAAAACACGTATTAATACTAATGCTACTTTTCCCTCTGGATTCTATGAAGATAACAGggatagaaaacaaaaatttacgtatctatttataaaaaaatctgaGTGATTATATTACTAAAACACAACATTTGAAACATATATAGTATCACTTGGAACATAAAATGGACACCTGGTTGAGGGTTGGTCAGGCCTGGTAGCTGACCTTGGGCTTGTCCTTGCCCCTGAGTACCAGGAGTGGCTGGACCTGGACCACCTGTAGCTGCTCCACTAGTGCCATTGCTACTTGTTGCTTTTTGTTTTAACATCGTCCAATCAAATGTGTAGTCGTATTGATGATTTAACGTACGGAAAAGTATACGGAAAAGTTGACGAAGATACATGTAATCTGGACTTTCTTCAAAACGTAAACCTcgcgtataatttaaatacatggCGAATTCGGCAGGAAATCCCTAAGtacaaacaattattcaatttaaatatcatatatTGTCTTTGACAGAAAATACTACTACTCGCAAACATAGAACATACCTTACATAAAACTTCTACAGGCGTGGACATCtttttttcacttattttctcatatttttgtttcttagtAGCAGCTTTGAGTCCTTGCCAGGGCAAAGATCCTCGATTGAAATACATAAGCACATATCCAAGCGATTCCATATCATCGCGACGACTCTGTTCTATTCCAAGATGTGCATTAATTGACGCATACCTTGCCGTGCctgttaaatttttgtcttctcgatatataatatgtagTCTTGTACGATTATCTCTGTATTTTTTAGCTAATCCAAAATCAATAAGAAAcagctgaaattttgtaaattaccAACATcacttttcactaaaatttcataaacagTGCAGAAATAAAcactgaatataaaaattaaaacaataccTTGTTACAGTGACGACCGATGcccattaaaaaattatctgGCTTGATATCTCtgtgaataaaatgtttacaatgAACGTATTCGATCCTACCAATCATTTGGTCTGCCAACATCAAAActgttttaattgtaaatctTCTTGAACAAAACGTAAAGAGGTCTTCAAGAGATGGACCAAGAAGGTCCAATACAAGTACATTGTATTCCCGCTCTTGTCCATACCTATATTTCACAACAAAACATATCTATAGAAAATCCATACAATACTAGAAAAggctatttcattttaaatttatttcaatttaaacaatacatGAGAAATGATAATTACCAACGTATATGAGGTATCCCTACACCcccgtttaaaattttgtataatttcgaCTCATATAAGAGTTGTGGATGTCGAGCACGGATACTTTCCAATTTAACAGCAACTTCCTAAAATGACACATAACATGCAtgatttaatttgttataaaaggtgtttaatatgtttgtatagaatatatattgcaaattttcaatcagTTATTTATACTTGacataattaattgaataaattcatattcttttctttatagaTCTTAATTCACTGATTTtcactaaaatattaaacatttaccagaaatccattttctttaaaatatagttataTTAGTACCATAAGACTTttgatgtttaaaatttttatataaataagatCTATAAACATATGTTTgcgatattcaaatattttattatttttgttctacaTTACTAATGcacgtaattatttttactatagTATGATAAAAGTTGTGTTATATATGTAagcgtaaaatataattatgaaaggGAATGAAAAGAAGTCTTTGTgtcagaaaataaaagtagtatAAGTGCATTGAGCAAATTTATAGTACAAACAACAATTATAGACAACTGGCATTtgcaatagaaaaatttcgacTGTACAGATATATATTTCTGATGATCATTAATAggctattaaaattattttcatgtgaTTATTGCAACCATGTATTTGGGTTAAAAACACTAATCCGTGATTAATGATTATCTcgagtaaaaaaatgtttatggCAATATTCTCTTTTACATACTGAGGTTAATGTTATTGCAAAAAGCTGAATAAACGTTTTAATACGCAGATAGAACTATACGCgagaacgttaaaaataattatcgaattcGCCGTAACAACCACGTAAACACAACTTCGTTAGAACGAATAACTTCTGTTTGCAgattttctaagaaaaaacAACGGATAGTTGATGCAACCAACAACACAATATCGtagaaaacatatttcaagaaaagCTTAATGTTGGCGTTAGGAAAATACTTGTTCGCGGTACACATATGATGAAATGCTCGTTAAAAAAGGGGGCTTCCTCGAGAAAGAAATAGGAAGTGGGAAATATGAGAAGGAAGGCGTGCTGGACACAGGCCGTCTCGTACGAAACGGTACTCCTTACCTCGCCATTAGCGATGTTGATACCGAGGTATATGTCGCCGAAGGATCCCGAGCCGATCTTCCTCATCAGCCTGTACTTGCCACCCACGATAAAGTCGTTCTTCGCTACTGACATCGCCAACTGCAACGACATATTACTCTTTGCTTCCCAATTTCTGTCTACCCTCCGCTAGAACCGACGGCGGACCTCTGCGACTTGGCTCACGTCGGAATCAAACCTGATTTAAAGTACTGAGCGTACCCGCTGCGAGATATACGCCATTTAGTGGCAAACACGATGATGTTGATGCTTCTCGGTGCCGTATTGATGGTGGATTTactcttcgttaaaaaatatggaGAGGAAACTGTGGCCAAAAGTCACACTCTCTACCTAGCACAACAAAACCCCATTAACACGCCGACATTTTCCCTTTCGCTAGAGGCACGAGAGCGACTGACGTTGCGGAAACGATGCGTCACGGCGGGCGTTATTCAAGTCAGAGTCCTTATCAACGGATCCTCGCCAATTAATCGCGATATCCTTTCGATCCGATCCACtacaaatcttttattttaataatccagataaatttaatatgatcGTGGCCGTAAATTTGGAATCGCcgcgaaatttaattgtaatgaaGTGACTCGCTTGAATGCGGTACTAGATTTTCCTCAGGGCCGTGTCGATATTGTCATTAAAGTTCTTCCAGCGAATCATATTTCTTAAttgattcttttttcctcttcgttGTTCTTTCAAAtacgtttttttaatatcgtaagctgaaattaatcgtttaagaattaaacaaaaaaacaaaaaaaaacagtggAATATACGGGGAATATAAATCAGGAacttttcatcaatttttttcatacattgtttaaaattggtAGTCATCGACAGTgtagatataaacatttaaatgtgttttaatttaaaatatgcttCCCCTCGCTTGgtactaaaatatttatcatgaattgtaataaatttctaaatttttgttatttcttacaaaaaaCGATTGATATAAcagttgataataaaaagattgtaaagtatataaaaaaaatgtttaaagtatCGCAAGATAACGAACATAATTTTCGTTGTACGTATGTCTATGCTTTGTACGTAATATAGGTCAAACGTGTCATCGTGTTTTAAGCGATTTGTCCTTTTGTATAGATACGTTACTGATGTACCGGAACCTTGTGCTACTTATTAGGACTGAATGGATTGATATGAAATGTCTTTTGCGTATGTAAgatgatttttcatttcttaaatGTTCATCATCTTGAACAgagaaaacatttaaatggaaaacgtCGTAAGCAATTTTCCgtttgcaaaaaaataaaacaactacGTACATGGCAGTATTGACAGTTTGCAATTTCGTAAAGTTTTCAGCGACACCTAAACCAACCTAAACTGATGAAAAGGATACGTTACTTAATGTGCATTGTTTTGCCGCGGAATTGTTGTATGTAACTACAtagtttcttattaaattttaaacgatcaaTGGCAATATCTTTGCGATATACAATACGATTGTCGTCGtcgatatttatgaaaaatgtttgtatagaAACGAGAAGTAGTAACAAACGATTCATCATGACAAGTCGATCGAAACTTGACAAAGTTTTAAATGATCTCCAAAAGAATCCTTATTTTGACAAGTATGCTGAAAAAATAGCGAAGTTTCAGAAGACTTGTCCGGAAGAGTTTTTGCAACGTGCCGAAAatcaagaaaagaaagaacgaaaagCGAAAGGTATATAACCTATATAGTATTTAGgcatgtttaaaaattaaacgatttgtgtttactattaaaatgtaaatgtaagtCGATTCAACTATTTGAACAATAAAATagtctattattattaactagTTGTAAGTATCATATgtctattttattctgttaatAAGTATGTTATTCGATTGAAGAGAAACAAGAACAAGagtgtaatttttatcaaagtCAAGCAAAACCACATTTGGATCAAATTAATCAACCTCGTAGAGCAGAATTAAATAGCATTATGAAAGTAGACATGATCCAAGATAAAACAAGGGAAGAGATTATAAGTATTTGGAAAGATTATCATAAACAAAAGGATTGTATATCTGGGGTATTAACACCAGGtcaatttgataaaatgtTTGAACGTGGAAAACGATAtcctacatttttattaccattACCTAGAAAACAAGGATATGAATTTATtgtcattcaattttttggaTTCGAGGTTCATATGACACCACTTTTATGGTACCAGACACACAAAGAAAATGCACCGGAATGTTTAACTATGTTGCATTATACCGATCTTAAagagaataaagaaattgtgcTAATGCGAGGCGAATTTGATACAAAAACTATCAGTGTACAAGAAGCACAATGCTTAGCAAATGAGTTACAGTTATACTACTGTACAGACAATCCTCAGAGATTACAATTATTAGAGACATTTACTAATAAGCCTGATGAATTCAAGCACATGGATCTTGTGGCACAGTTAGAAACAATACAATTTGAATTGCCTACCAATTGaatgtttatgtataaaaattgtatttatcctTTATTGCATATTATCGATATAATGAATTTGTACATAGTGCTATcagaataaatgtttaaaaaatgaaagatttacATGATGttgtttatttaagaattGAATAACACTGCtatgattttgattttattttaaatgtttcatgtAACATATTCTGTTCTTATGgtatcttaattaattttaatggtatataaatttgaattctagTTGCAGTTCATTTAACAAGGTCTTCTGTACAATCCTTGTGGACCTTTCCATTCTTGAAAACTAAAATACAATCGTCGTGGTCtcatattaataaaaacaatttctgtgATAATGCGATTAAGAACACATACATCACTACAcctatattttatgttaatgcTGGTatgcaattataaatatagaaaaatttgttttgtatagaaatatatatgcaTAGATGCTTTCTGTTGAAACATACTGATTTTTATCTTCCCTACTTTTAG
This portion of the Hylaeus volcanicus isolate JK05 chromosome 4, UHH_iyHylVolc1.0_haploid, whole genome shotgun sequence genome encodes:
- the LOC128874840 gene encoding dynactin subunit 1 isoform X2; this encodes MSYKIGQRVEVPGKDCQGEIAYIGHPNFASGKWIGVILDEPKGKNNGTIKGHSYFKCAENHGMFVRQSQLILLDEAGNRTEPVSPSSAGSSATTPDEASVARARSRLNSTHRRNEPTASRLSLAGSRTLLSAPSTESLSGSQHERKDGGESLIPAPTSTKRASFIEKSPSTSSPPGKKPKAQDDHNNTGFVETLKPQFVPGQVMAGSAAAANVVEEKLSQLQLQQENENLKSQVRDLTDKVETLRVKRMQDKERMKDFEKTKLQFEQLLEFKAKVMESQASLQRDLQRARQEARDAHIAREQFQEEMADLAETVEMATLDKEMAEEKAETLQIELEQLKEKLEEQTLDLEILRTEMSERAAGGGSATGASNYEVKQLEQQNNRLRETLVRMRDLSAHEKHEFQKLQKDLDQKKSEILELGRTKEKLSARVEEMEHQIADLQEQVDVALGAEEMVEVLGEKKMALEEKVAELEEAVSDLEALQDMSDQLAESSKELELELREELDLALGAARDAYRHRDAALETLADRELTITKFRELTQQLQEQCLQLQQRVQSTETSKFGMGGAEQQLAEILDFQKTFAETRAQTKAVDLELRRLEAEEAQNHVAYLLSFMPPAFLVRGGDHDAILTLLLIPRIIQKTEILISQVRVKYRSLDKVDRATVVKGHSVAQYTFRSHLCSYMYALQTFLGCFESALSVCTPEMLLKAGAAYPEMAAQEKSLDSLIELTKRDQLDENLPMDAIEKCCGYFCTMFIVLFGESINQARLVVNGTRMLDSSCDAITTIAAAIKTLIEGDGGDIGLLCQHAETTCEVIQQHLKSARRRVLTDHGTALRAAESNLGLDKDCSEQVFTCYRHAMMIVKTLQTLLKSAVQAIITNGDLDTGLGADKLKEMASVACEKVYDTEDIGPVATIKESLSIVQLLAANLAQKMAECENELAISGHLSQQQEQGAESESLMPIKIRAQAARKEAEETKVLSRKLETRDSDILEARLALREKQNELCEMILRKDVVEKKLATQQHEHELNVEKLKRKLEEAQNQLKRKEKEFEETMDHLQTDIDSLESERGQLKEKLKSIGKKTMSVSGADSMTGNAATVSGPQSVDNKFLIQEISALKEALNSENQQKKKLMYNALRTKLESLDPITLPPKATSADVKIQELKQKTNNLTKDIKQIMMFPTVPDLRRKKASDLEGPVLKKAMPIYQLLQRQIVMRELKERADQLVGEVREEIVKRTAGGMAEANFAVFPNREMAAAMKESKLFAAEVAIPHNGPEQVFTVNVGTQELRKIHTLLCY
- the LOC128874840 gene encoding dynactin subunit 1 isoform X4, with the translated sequence MSYKIGQRVEVPGKDCQGEIAYIGHPNFASGKWIGVILDEPKGKNNGTIKGHSYFKCAENHGMFVRQSQLILLDEAGNRTEPVSPSSAGSSATTPDEASVARARSRLNSSRLSLAGSRTLLSAPSTESLSGSQHERKDGGESLIPAPTSTKRASFIEKSPSTSSPPGKKPKAQDDHNNTGFVETLKPQFVPGQVMAGSAAAANVVEEKLSQLQLQQENENLKSQVRDLTDKVETLRVKRMQDKERMKDFEKTKLQFEQLLEFKAKVMESQASLQRDLQRARQEARDAHIAREQFQEEMADLAETVEMATLDKEMAEEKAETLQIELEQLKEKLEEQTLDLEILRTEMSERAAGGGSATGASNYEVKQLEQQNNRLRETLVRMRDLSAHEKHEFQKLQKDLDQKKSEILELGRTKEKLSARVEEMEHQIADLQEQVDVALGAEEMVEVLGEKKMALEEKVAELEEAVSDLEALQDMSDQLAESSKELELELREELDLALGAARDAYRHRDAALETLADRELTITKFRELTQQLQEQCLQLQQRVQSTETSKFGMGGAEQQLAEILDFQKTFAETRAQTKAVDLELRRLEAEEAQNHVAYLLSFMPPAFLVRGGDHDAILTLLLIPRIIQKTEILISQVRVKYRSLDKVDRATVVKGHSVAQYTFRSHLCSYMYALQTFLGCFESALSVCTPEMLLKAGAAYPEMAAQEKSLDSLIELTKRDQLDENLPMDAIEKCCGYFCTMFIVLFGESINQARLVVNGTRMLDSSCDAITTIAAAIKTLIEGDGGDIGLLCQHAETTCEVIQQHLKSARRRVLTDHGTALRAAESNLGLDKDCSEQVFTCYRHAMMIVKTLQTLLKSAVQAIITNGDLDTGLGADKLKEMASVACEKVYDTEDIGPVATIKESLSIVQLLAANLAQKMAECENELAISGHLSQQQEQGAESESLMPIKIRAQAARKEAEETKVLSRKLETRDSDILEARLALREKQNELCEMILRKDVVEKKLATQQHEHELNVEKLKRKLEEAQNQLKRKEKEFEETMDHLQTDIDSLESERGQLKEKLKSIGKKTMSVSGADSMTGNAATVSGPQSVDNKFLIQEISALKEALNSENQQKKKLMYNALRTKLESLDPITLPPKATSADVKIQELKQKTNNLTKDIKQIMMFPTVPDLRRKKASDLEGPVLKKAMPIYQLLQRQIVMRELKERADQLVGEVREEIVKRTAGGMAEANFAVFPNREMAAAMKESKLFAAEVAIPHNGPEQVFTVNVGTQELRKIHTLLCY